The following coding sequences are from one Nicotiana tomentosiformis chromosome 3, ASM39032v3, whole genome shotgun sequence window:
- the LOC104109401 gene encoding B3 domain-containing protein Os01g0905400-like isoform X1, translating into MGCEKEASDECKQNSLLFHGKRVSSFFKVMIDKSFRKILYFPPMFARSVSHLTDQETYLEDSSGQRWRVTVCDHKGSLAIRQGWPKFSSEHGLNLGDFLVFYYVEGQYFIVQIYDKSGCQKIKFYSDFCKGKRKTRTYPEKTSQVKLLQTTDINPVNKRSKISAVSESEKVTCKAHITKFATNIDADTGKGQLVYPAVYVDESFCMVDRDAQYHQGDDRLCLHLSSFEMPASKPLAEGTSSLLKADDGNSNHVETNLRSQTEPNLVVVADYLNSEELLPKFEAEITGSDMVPAEDIPLLSQKDQNDCPSGIISSSFLKPAANVNKNDDVSNVTKYQNHWMSTDTNCHMMLQSDNKDGRCTGINQITREKSNEASQFARETRLVKKEFEETAAKAYYPARAISARETRLVKKEFEETAAKAYYPARAISDSGKEPANGNEKVIKSEPADSGDMPSLTAVSYSCLLEVDGRDFLELPESWRKYLMKKAKLERWIIFLRGPDKKIWPILYHRRSGVDVLTNGWKFFAAAYGLNRGDDCLFELENQLECIFAVRKL; encoded by the exons ATGGGATGCGAGAAGGAAGCATCTGATGAGTGCAAGCAAAACAGCCTCTTGTTTCATGGAAAGAGGGTTTCTTCTTTCTTTAAAGTGATGATCGACAAAAGTTTCCGCAAAATTCTG TACTTTCCCCCCATGTTTGCTCGATCAGTTTCACACCTGACTGATCAGGAAACTTATCTGGAGGACTCGAGTGGACAGAGATGGAGGGTAACAGTATGTGACCATAAAGGTTCACTTGCTATCCGACAGGGATGGCCTAAATTTTCATCTGAACATGGTCTGAATCTGGGCGATTTCTTGGTTTTCTACTATGTTGAGGGTCAGTACTTCATTGTTCAAATATATGATAAAAGTGGTTGTCAAAAGATCAAGTTCTACAGTGACTTCTGCAAAGGGAAAAGAAAAACAAGGACTTATCCAGAAAAAACTTCCCAGGTTAAGCTGCTTCAGACAACTGATATAAATCCAGTCAACAAAAGGAGTAAAATATCTGCTGTATCAGAGTCCGAAAAGGTCACATGCAAGGCACATATTACAAAGTTTGCAACGAACATTGATGCTGACACTGGGAAGGGACAATTAGTATATCCAGCTGTATACGTGGACGAATCGTTTTGTATGGTTGATAGAGATGCTCAATATCATCAAGGAGACGACAGGTTGTGCTTACATCTGTCAAGTTTTGAAATGCCAGCAAGCAAACCTCTTGCAGAAGGAACTAGCAGTCTTTTAAAAGCTGACGATGGAAATTCTAATCATGTTGAAACCAATTTAAGATCACAAACAGAACCAAATTTAGTAGTTGTTGCTGACTACTTAAATTCAGAAGAATTGTTGCCAAAGTTTGAGGCTGAAATCACGGGATCTGATATGGTACCAGCGGAAGATATTCCACTTTTGAgtcaaaaagatcaaaatgattgtCCAAGTGGTATTATCTCTTCTTCATTCTTGAAACCTGCTGCAAATGTCAACAAAAATGATGACGTATCAAATGTCACCAAATACCAAAATCATTGGATGAGTACTGACACTA ACTGTCATATGATGTTGCAATCTGACAACAAAGATGGTCGCTGCACAGGCATTAATCAAATTACTAGAGAGAAATCCAATGAAGCATCTCAGTTCG CAAGGGAAACAAGACTAGTCAAGAAAGAATTTGAGGAGACAGCAGCAAAAGCATATTATCCTGCTAGAGCAATAAGTG CTAGGGAAACAAGACTAGTCAAGAAAGAATTTGAGGAGACAGCAGCAAAAGCATATTATCCTGCTAGAGCAATAAGTG ATTCAGGAAAGGAGCCAGCAAATGGTAATGAAAAAGTCATCAAAAGTGAGCCTGCTGATTCAGGAGACATGCCATCTCTTACGGCAGTCAGCTATTCATGTTTGCTGGAGGTCGATGGTCGAGATTTTCTG GAATTACCAGAATCCTGGCGAAAATATTTAATGAAAAAGGCAAAGCTGGAAAGGTGGATTATTTTTCTACGAGGACCGGATAAAAAAATCTGGCCAATCCTCTATCATCGCAGATCAGGTGTTGATGTTTTGACAAATGGATGgaaattttttgctgcagctTATGGCCTGAATCGTGGAGATGATTGTCTTTTTGAACTTGAAAATCAGCTTGAATGTATATTTGCTGTACGTAAATTGTAA
- the LOC104109401 gene encoding B3 domain-containing protein Os01g0905400-like isoform X5, giving the protein MGCEKEASDECKQNSLLFHGKRVSSFFKVMIDKSFRKILYFPPMFARSVSHLTDQETYLEDSSGQRWRVTVCDHKGSLAIRQGWPKFSSEHGLNLGDFLVFYYVEGQYFIVQIYDKSGCQKIKFYSDFCKGKRKTRTYPEKTSQVKLLQTTDINPVNKRSKISAVSESEKVTCKAHITKFATNIDADTGKGQLVYPAVYVDESFCMVDRDAQYHQGDDRLCLHLSSFEMPASKPLAEGTSSLLKADDGNSNHVETNLRSQTEPNLVVVADYLNSEELLPKFEAEITGSDMVPAEDIPLLSQKDQNDCPSGIISSSFLKPAANVNKNDDVSNVTKYQNHWMSTDTNCHMMLQSDNKDGRCTGINQITREKSNEASQFARETRLVKKEFEETAAKAYYPARAISGKEPANGNEKVIKSEPADSGDMPSLTAVSYSCLLEVDGRDFLELPESWRKYLMKKAKLERWIIFLRGPDKKIWPILYHRRSGVDVLTNGWKFFAAAYGLNRGDDCLFELENQLECIFAVRKL; this is encoded by the exons ATGGGATGCGAGAAGGAAGCATCTGATGAGTGCAAGCAAAACAGCCTCTTGTTTCATGGAAAGAGGGTTTCTTCTTTCTTTAAAGTGATGATCGACAAAAGTTTCCGCAAAATTCTG TACTTTCCCCCCATGTTTGCTCGATCAGTTTCACACCTGACTGATCAGGAAACTTATCTGGAGGACTCGAGTGGACAGAGATGGAGGGTAACAGTATGTGACCATAAAGGTTCACTTGCTATCCGACAGGGATGGCCTAAATTTTCATCTGAACATGGTCTGAATCTGGGCGATTTCTTGGTTTTCTACTATGTTGAGGGTCAGTACTTCATTGTTCAAATATATGATAAAAGTGGTTGTCAAAAGATCAAGTTCTACAGTGACTTCTGCAAAGGGAAAAGAAAAACAAGGACTTATCCAGAAAAAACTTCCCAGGTTAAGCTGCTTCAGACAACTGATATAAATCCAGTCAACAAAAGGAGTAAAATATCTGCTGTATCAGAGTCCGAAAAGGTCACATGCAAGGCACATATTACAAAGTTTGCAACGAACATTGATGCTGACACTGGGAAGGGACAATTAGTATATCCAGCTGTATACGTGGACGAATCGTTTTGTATGGTTGATAGAGATGCTCAATATCATCAAGGAGACGACAGGTTGTGCTTACATCTGTCAAGTTTTGAAATGCCAGCAAGCAAACCTCTTGCAGAAGGAACTAGCAGTCTTTTAAAAGCTGACGATGGAAATTCTAATCATGTTGAAACCAATTTAAGATCACAAACAGAACCAAATTTAGTAGTTGTTGCTGACTACTTAAATTCAGAAGAATTGTTGCCAAAGTTTGAGGCTGAAATCACGGGATCTGATATGGTACCAGCGGAAGATATTCCACTTTTGAgtcaaaaagatcaaaatgattgtCCAAGTGGTATTATCTCTTCTTCATTCTTGAAACCTGCTGCAAATGTCAACAAAAATGATGACGTATCAAATGTCACCAAATACCAAAATCATTGGATGAGTACTGACACTA ACTGTCATATGATGTTGCAATCTGACAACAAAGATGGTCGCTGCACAGGCATTAATCAAATTACTAGAGAGAAATCCAATGAAGCATCTCAGTTCG CTAGGGAAACAAGACTAGTCAAGAAAGAATTTGAGGAGACAGCAGCAAAAGCATATTATCCTGCTAGAGCAATAAGTG GAAAGGAGCCAGCAAATGGTAATGAAAAAGTCATCAAAAGTGAGCCTGCTGATTCAGGAGACATGCCATCTCTTACGGCAGTCAGCTATTCATGTTTGCTGGAGGTCGATGGTCGAGATTTTCTG GAATTACCAGAATCCTGGCGAAAATATTTAATGAAAAAGGCAAAGCTGGAAAGGTGGATTATTTTTCTACGAGGACCGGATAAAAAAATCTGGCCAATCCTCTATCATCGCAGATCAGGTGTTGATGTTTTGACAAATGGATGgaaattttttgctgcagctTATGGCCTGAATCGTGGAGATGATTGTCTTTTTGAACTTGAAAATCAGCTTGAATGTATATTTGCTGTACGTAAATTGTAA
- the LOC104109401 gene encoding B3 domain-containing protein Os01g0905400-like isoform X4, whose product MGCEKEASDECKQNSLLFHGKRVSSFFKVMIDKSFRKILYFPPMFARSVSHLTDQETYLEDSSGQRWRVTVCDHKGSLAIRQGWPKFSSEHGLNLGDFLVFYYVEGQYFIVQIYDKSGCQKIKFYSDFCKGKRKTRTYPEKTSQVKLLQTTDINPVNKRSKISAVSESEKVTCKAHITKFATNIDADTGKGQLVYPAVYVDESFCMVDRDAQYHQGDDRLCLHLSSFEMPASKPLAEGTSSLLKADDGNSNHVETNLRSQTEPNLVVVADYLNSEELLPKFEAEITGSDMVPAEDIPLLSQKDQNDCPSGIISSSFLKPAANVNKNDDVSNVTKYQNHWMSTDTNCHMMLQSDNKDGRCTGINQITREKSNEASQFARETRLVKKEFEETAAKAYYPARAISDSGKEPANGNEKVIKSEPADSGDMPSLTAVSYSCLLEVDGRDFLELPESWRKYLMKKAKLERWIIFLRGPDKKIWPILYHRRSGVDVLTNGWKFFAAAYGLNRGDDCLFELENQLECIFAVRKL is encoded by the exons ATGGGATGCGAGAAGGAAGCATCTGATGAGTGCAAGCAAAACAGCCTCTTGTTTCATGGAAAGAGGGTTTCTTCTTTCTTTAAAGTGATGATCGACAAAAGTTTCCGCAAAATTCTG TACTTTCCCCCCATGTTTGCTCGATCAGTTTCACACCTGACTGATCAGGAAACTTATCTGGAGGACTCGAGTGGACAGAGATGGAGGGTAACAGTATGTGACCATAAAGGTTCACTTGCTATCCGACAGGGATGGCCTAAATTTTCATCTGAACATGGTCTGAATCTGGGCGATTTCTTGGTTTTCTACTATGTTGAGGGTCAGTACTTCATTGTTCAAATATATGATAAAAGTGGTTGTCAAAAGATCAAGTTCTACAGTGACTTCTGCAAAGGGAAAAGAAAAACAAGGACTTATCCAGAAAAAACTTCCCAGGTTAAGCTGCTTCAGACAACTGATATAAATCCAGTCAACAAAAGGAGTAAAATATCTGCTGTATCAGAGTCCGAAAAGGTCACATGCAAGGCACATATTACAAAGTTTGCAACGAACATTGATGCTGACACTGGGAAGGGACAATTAGTATATCCAGCTGTATACGTGGACGAATCGTTTTGTATGGTTGATAGAGATGCTCAATATCATCAAGGAGACGACAGGTTGTGCTTACATCTGTCAAGTTTTGAAATGCCAGCAAGCAAACCTCTTGCAGAAGGAACTAGCAGTCTTTTAAAAGCTGACGATGGAAATTCTAATCATGTTGAAACCAATTTAAGATCACAAACAGAACCAAATTTAGTAGTTGTTGCTGACTACTTAAATTCAGAAGAATTGTTGCCAAAGTTTGAGGCTGAAATCACGGGATCTGATATGGTACCAGCGGAAGATATTCCACTTTTGAgtcaaaaagatcaaaatgattgtCCAAGTGGTATTATCTCTTCTTCATTCTTGAAACCTGCTGCAAATGTCAACAAAAATGATGACGTATCAAATGTCACCAAATACCAAAATCATTGGATGAGTACTGACACTA ACTGTCATATGATGTTGCAATCTGACAACAAAGATGGTCGCTGCACAGGCATTAATCAAATTACTAGAGAGAAATCCAATGAAGCATCTCAGTTCG CTAGGGAAACAAGACTAGTCAAGAAAGAATTTGAGGAGACAGCAGCAAAAGCATATTATCCTGCTAGAGCAATAAGTG ATTCAGGAAAGGAGCCAGCAAATGGTAATGAAAAAGTCATCAAAAGTGAGCCTGCTGATTCAGGAGACATGCCATCTCTTACGGCAGTCAGCTATTCATGTTTGCTGGAGGTCGATGGTCGAGATTTTCTG GAATTACCAGAATCCTGGCGAAAATATTTAATGAAAAAGGCAAAGCTGGAAAGGTGGATTATTTTTCTACGAGGACCGGATAAAAAAATCTGGCCAATCCTCTATCATCGCAGATCAGGTGTTGATGTTTTGACAAATGGATGgaaattttttgctgcagctTATGGCCTGAATCGTGGAGATGATTGTCTTTTTGAACTTGAAAATCAGCTTGAATGTATATTTGCTGTACGTAAATTGTAA
- the LOC104109401 gene encoding B3 domain-containing protein Os01g0905400-like isoform X2, with protein MGCEKEASDECKQNSLLFHGKRVSSFFKVMIDKSFRKILYFPPMFARSVSHLTDQETYLEDSSGQRWRVTVCDHKGSLAIRQGWPKFSSEHGLNLGDFLVFYYVEGQYFIVQIYDKSGCQKIKFYSDFCKGKRKTRTYPEKTSQVKLLQTTDINPVNKRSKISAVSESEKVTCKAHITKFATNIDADTGKGQLVYPAVYVDESFCMVDRDAQYHQGDDRLCLHLSSFEMPASKPLAEGTSSLLKADDGNSNHVETNLRSQTEPNLVVVADYLNSEELLPKFEAEITGSDMVPAEDIPLLSQKDQNDCPSGIISSSFLKPAANVNKNDDVSNVTKYQNHWMSTDTNCHMMLQSDNKDGRCTGINQITREKSNEASQFARETRLVKKEFEETAAKAYYPARAISARETRLVKKEFEETAAKAYYPARAISGKEPANGNEKVIKSEPADSGDMPSLTAVSYSCLLEVDGRDFLELPESWRKYLMKKAKLERWIIFLRGPDKKIWPILYHRRSGVDVLTNGWKFFAAAYGLNRGDDCLFELENQLECIFAVRKL; from the exons ATGGGATGCGAGAAGGAAGCATCTGATGAGTGCAAGCAAAACAGCCTCTTGTTTCATGGAAAGAGGGTTTCTTCTTTCTTTAAAGTGATGATCGACAAAAGTTTCCGCAAAATTCTG TACTTTCCCCCCATGTTTGCTCGATCAGTTTCACACCTGACTGATCAGGAAACTTATCTGGAGGACTCGAGTGGACAGAGATGGAGGGTAACAGTATGTGACCATAAAGGTTCACTTGCTATCCGACAGGGATGGCCTAAATTTTCATCTGAACATGGTCTGAATCTGGGCGATTTCTTGGTTTTCTACTATGTTGAGGGTCAGTACTTCATTGTTCAAATATATGATAAAAGTGGTTGTCAAAAGATCAAGTTCTACAGTGACTTCTGCAAAGGGAAAAGAAAAACAAGGACTTATCCAGAAAAAACTTCCCAGGTTAAGCTGCTTCAGACAACTGATATAAATCCAGTCAACAAAAGGAGTAAAATATCTGCTGTATCAGAGTCCGAAAAGGTCACATGCAAGGCACATATTACAAAGTTTGCAACGAACATTGATGCTGACACTGGGAAGGGACAATTAGTATATCCAGCTGTATACGTGGACGAATCGTTTTGTATGGTTGATAGAGATGCTCAATATCATCAAGGAGACGACAGGTTGTGCTTACATCTGTCAAGTTTTGAAATGCCAGCAAGCAAACCTCTTGCAGAAGGAACTAGCAGTCTTTTAAAAGCTGACGATGGAAATTCTAATCATGTTGAAACCAATTTAAGATCACAAACAGAACCAAATTTAGTAGTTGTTGCTGACTACTTAAATTCAGAAGAATTGTTGCCAAAGTTTGAGGCTGAAATCACGGGATCTGATATGGTACCAGCGGAAGATATTCCACTTTTGAgtcaaaaagatcaaaatgattgtCCAAGTGGTATTATCTCTTCTTCATTCTTGAAACCTGCTGCAAATGTCAACAAAAATGATGACGTATCAAATGTCACCAAATACCAAAATCATTGGATGAGTACTGACACTA ACTGTCATATGATGTTGCAATCTGACAACAAAGATGGTCGCTGCACAGGCATTAATCAAATTACTAGAGAGAAATCCAATGAAGCATCTCAGTTCG CAAGGGAAACAAGACTAGTCAAGAAAGAATTTGAGGAGACAGCAGCAAAAGCATATTATCCTGCTAGAGCAATAAGTG CTAGGGAAACAAGACTAGTCAAGAAAGAATTTGAGGAGACAGCAGCAAAAGCATATTATCCTGCTAGAGCAATAAGTG GAAAGGAGCCAGCAAATGGTAATGAAAAAGTCATCAAAAGTGAGCCTGCTGATTCAGGAGACATGCCATCTCTTACGGCAGTCAGCTATTCATGTTTGCTGGAGGTCGATGGTCGAGATTTTCTG GAATTACCAGAATCCTGGCGAAAATATTTAATGAAAAAGGCAAAGCTGGAAAGGTGGATTATTTTTCTACGAGGACCGGATAAAAAAATCTGGCCAATCCTCTATCATCGCAGATCAGGTGTTGATGTTTTGACAAATGGATGgaaattttttgctgcagctTATGGCCTGAATCGTGGAGATGATTGTCTTTTTGAACTTGAAAATCAGCTTGAATGTATATTTGCTGTACGTAAATTGTAA
- the LOC104109401 gene encoding B3 domain-containing protein Os01g0905400-like isoform X6, producing MGCEKEASDECKQNSLLFHGKRVSSFFKVMIDKSFRKILYFPPMFARSVSHLTDQETYLEDSSGQRWRVTVCDHKGSLAIRQGWPKFSSEHGLNLGDFLVFYYVEGQYFIVQIYDKSGCQKIKFYSDFCKGKRKTRTYPEKTSQVKLLQTTDINPVNKRSKISAVSESEKVTCKAHITKFATNIDADTGKGQLVYPAVYVDESFCMVDRDAQYHQGDDRLCLHLSSFEMPASKPLAEGTSSLLKADDGNSNHVETNLRSQTEPNLVVVADYLNSEELLPKFEAEITGSDMVPAEDIPLLSQKDQNDCPSGIISSSFLKPAANVNKNDDVSNVTKYQNHWMSTDTSINQITREKSNEASQFARETRLVKKEFEETAAKAYYPARAISDSGKEPANGNEKVIKSEPADSGDMPSLTAVSYSCLLEVDGRDFLELPESWRKYLMKKAKLERWIIFLRGPDKKIWPILYHRRSGVDVLTNGWKFFAAAYGLNRGDDCLFELENQLECIFAVRKL from the exons ATGGGATGCGAGAAGGAAGCATCTGATGAGTGCAAGCAAAACAGCCTCTTGTTTCATGGAAAGAGGGTTTCTTCTTTCTTTAAAGTGATGATCGACAAAAGTTTCCGCAAAATTCTG TACTTTCCCCCCATGTTTGCTCGATCAGTTTCACACCTGACTGATCAGGAAACTTATCTGGAGGACTCGAGTGGACAGAGATGGAGGGTAACAGTATGTGACCATAAAGGTTCACTTGCTATCCGACAGGGATGGCCTAAATTTTCATCTGAACATGGTCTGAATCTGGGCGATTTCTTGGTTTTCTACTATGTTGAGGGTCAGTACTTCATTGTTCAAATATATGATAAAAGTGGTTGTCAAAAGATCAAGTTCTACAGTGACTTCTGCAAAGGGAAAAGAAAAACAAGGACTTATCCAGAAAAAACTTCCCAGGTTAAGCTGCTTCAGACAACTGATATAAATCCAGTCAACAAAAGGAGTAAAATATCTGCTGTATCAGAGTCCGAAAAGGTCACATGCAAGGCACATATTACAAAGTTTGCAACGAACATTGATGCTGACACTGGGAAGGGACAATTAGTATATCCAGCTGTATACGTGGACGAATCGTTTTGTATGGTTGATAGAGATGCTCAATATCATCAAGGAGACGACAGGTTGTGCTTACATCTGTCAAGTTTTGAAATGCCAGCAAGCAAACCTCTTGCAGAAGGAACTAGCAGTCTTTTAAAAGCTGACGATGGAAATTCTAATCATGTTGAAACCAATTTAAGATCACAAACAGAACCAAATTTAGTAGTTGTTGCTGACTACTTAAATTCAGAAGAATTGTTGCCAAAGTTTGAGGCTGAAATCACGGGATCTGATATGGTACCAGCGGAAGATATTCCACTTTTGAgtcaaaaagatcaaaatgattgtCCAAGTGGTATTATCTCTTCTTCATTCTTGAAACCTGCTGCAAATGTCAACAAAAATGATGACGTATCAAATGTCACCAAATACCAAAATCATTGGATGAGTACTGACACTA GCATTAATCAAATTACTAGAGAGAAATCCAATGAAGCATCTCAGTTCG CTAGGGAAACAAGACTAGTCAAGAAAGAATTTGAGGAGACAGCAGCAAAAGCATATTATCCTGCTAGAGCAATAAGTG ATTCAGGAAAGGAGCCAGCAAATGGTAATGAAAAAGTCATCAAAAGTGAGCCTGCTGATTCAGGAGACATGCCATCTCTTACGGCAGTCAGCTATTCATGTTTGCTGGAGGTCGATGGTCGAGATTTTCTG GAATTACCAGAATCCTGGCGAAAATATTTAATGAAAAAGGCAAAGCTGGAAAGGTGGATTATTTTTCTACGAGGACCGGATAAAAAAATCTGGCCAATCCTCTATCATCGCAGATCAGGTGTTGATGTTTTGACAAATGGATGgaaattttttgctgcagctTATGGCCTGAATCGTGGAGATGATTGTCTTTTTGAACTTGAAAATCAGCTTGAATGTATATTTGCTGTACGTAAATTGTAA
- the LOC104109401 gene encoding B3 domain-containing protein Os01g0905400-like isoform X3: MGCEKEASDECKQNSLLFHGKRVSSFFKVMIDKSFRKILYFPPMFARSVSHLTDQETYLEDSSGQRWRVTVCDHKGSLAIRQGWPKFSSEHGLNLGDFLVFYYVEGQYFIVQIYDKSGCQKIKFYSDFCKGKRKTRTYPEKTSQVKLLQTTDINPVNKRSKISAVSESEKVTCKAHITKFATNIDADTGKGQLVYPAVYVDESFCMVDRDAQYHQGDDRLCLHLSSFEMPASKPLAEGTSSLLKADDGNSNHVETNLRSQTEPNLVVVADYLNSEELLPKFEAEITGSDMVPAEDIPLLSQKDQNDCPSGIISSSFLKPAANVNKNDDVSNVTKYQNHWMSTDTSINQITREKSNEASQFARETRLVKKEFEETAAKAYYPARAISARETRLVKKEFEETAAKAYYPARAISDSGKEPANGNEKVIKSEPADSGDMPSLTAVSYSCLLEVDGRDFLELPESWRKYLMKKAKLERWIIFLRGPDKKIWPILYHRRSGVDVLTNGWKFFAAAYGLNRGDDCLFELENQLECIFAVRKL; the protein is encoded by the exons ATGGGATGCGAGAAGGAAGCATCTGATGAGTGCAAGCAAAACAGCCTCTTGTTTCATGGAAAGAGGGTTTCTTCTTTCTTTAAAGTGATGATCGACAAAAGTTTCCGCAAAATTCTG TACTTTCCCCCCATGTTTGCTCGATCAGTTTCACACCTGACTGATCAGGAAACTTATCTGGAGGACTCGAGTGGACAGAGATGGAGGGTAACAGTATGTGACCATAAAGGTTCACTTGCTATCCGACAGGGATGGCCTAAATTTTCATCTGAACATGGTCTGAATCTGGGCGATTTCTTGGTTTTCTACTATGTTGAGGGTCAGTACTTCATTGTTCAAATATATGATAAAAGTGGTTGTCAAAAGATCAAGTTCTACAGTGACTTCTGCAAAGGGAAAAGAAAAACAAGGACTTATCCAGAAAAAACTTCCCAGGTTAAGCTGCTTCAGACAACTGATATAAATCCAGTCAACAAAAGGAGTAAAATATCTGCTGTATCAGAGTCCGAAAAGGTCACATGCAAGGCACATATTACAAAGTTTGCAACGAACATTGATGCTGACACTGGGAAGGGACAATTAGTATATCCAGCTGTATACGTGGACGAATCGTTTTGTATGGTTGATAGAGATGCTCAATATCATCAAGGAGACGACAGGTTGTGCTTACATCTGTCAAGTTTTGAAATGCCAGCAAGCAAACCTCTTGCAGAAGGAACTAGCAGTCTTTTAAAAGCTGACGATGGAAATTCTAATCATGTTGAAACCAATTTAAGATCACAAACAGAACCAAATTTAGTAGTTGTTGCTGACTACTTAAATTCAGAAGAATTGTTGCCAAAGTTTGAGGCTGAAATCACGGGATCTGATATGGTACCAGCGGAAGATATTCCACTTTTGAgtcaaaaagatcaaaatgattgtCCAAGTGGTATTATCTCTTCTTCATTCTTGAAACCTGCTGCAAATGTCAACAAAAATGATGACGTATCAAATGTCACCAAATACCAAAATCATTGGATGAGTACTGACACTA GCATTAATCAAATTACTAGAGAGAAATCCAATGAAGCATCTCAGTTCG CAAGGGAAACAAGACTAGTCAAGAAAGAATTTGAGGAGACAGCAGCAAAAGCATATTATCCTGCTAGAGCAATAAGTG CTAGGGAAACAAGACTAGTCAAGAAAGAATTTGAGGAGACAGCAGCAAAAGCATATTATCCTGCTAGAGCAATAAGTG ATTCAGGAAAGGAGCCAGCAAATGGTAATGAAAAAGTCATCAAAAGTGAGCCTGCTGATTCAGGAGACATGCCATCTCTTACGGCAGTCAGCTATTCATGTTTGCTGGAGGTCGATGGTCGAGATTTTCTG GAATTACCAGAATCCTGGCGAAAATATTTAATGAAAAAGGCAAAGCTGGAAAGGTGGATTATTTTTCTACGAGGACCGGATAAAAAAATCTGGCCAATCCTCTATCATCGCAGATCAGGTGTTGATGTTTTGACAAATGGATGgaaattttttgctgcagctTATGGCCTGAATCGTGGAGATGATTGTCTTTTTGAACTTGAAAATCAGCTTGAATGTATATTTGCTGTACGTAAATTGTAA